The following coding sequences lie in one Komagataeibacter sucrofermentans DSM 15973 genomic window:
- a CDS encoding HNH/ENDO VII family nuclease: MKNDNLLAPNVPEEPKAEEPTTGRVGGALVGAAAGLLWGGPIGALAGGIGGAMVGGAVERAAEGALPITEAVNEEIKAAKESISLIAKEVEPVVKAFKLDKSIVGEIITALASMGEANVYAEEGLKGAKVGEHAALIRSDIDLQQIDPVRHWTNAQRMERGLPPLTKTGELVELHRIGQKPNGPFAELTVDVFGDIAKAGNLFVKATGAVTELADFGKNASAYWRDRINAQTKQN, encoded by the coding sequence ATGAAAAACGACAATTTACTGGCGCCAAATGTGCCGGAAGAACCAAAGGCCGAAGAACCCACAACGGGCCGTGTTGGCGGAGCCTTGGTTGGAGCCGCAGCAGGTCTTCTTTGGGGCGGCCCGATAGGTGCGCTTGCCGGAGGAATAGGGGGTGCCATGGTCGGTGGAGCGGTTGAGCGTGCTGCGGAAGGAGCCTTGCCCATTACAGAGGCTGTAAATGAAGAAATAAAAGCGGCAAAAGAAAGTATTTCTTTGATTGCAAAAGAAGTGGAGCCTGTTGTTAAGGCATTTAAATTAGATAAGAGTATTGTTGGTGAAATTATAACAGCCTTGGCAAGTATGGGGGAGGCGAATGTCTATGCTGAAGAGGGGTTGAAAGGGGCAAAGGTCGGGGAGCATGCGGCTCTGATTCGGTCCGATATCGATCTGCAGCAGATTGACCCGGTGCGTCATTGGACAAATGCGCAACGCATGGAAAGAGGTCTGCCCCCATTAACAAAAACAGGCGAACTCGTCGAACTGCATCGTATTGGACAAAAGCCGAATGGACCATTCGCTGAACTAACAGTAGATGTATTTGGTGACATTGCCAAGGCAGGCAATCTATTTGTAAAGGCTACGGGCGCGGTTACCGAACTTGCTGATTTTGGGAAAAATGCGTCCGCTTATTGGCGTGATCGTATCAACGCACAAACAAAACAAAATTAA
- a CDS encoding IS110 family transposase, with product MGTISTIGLDLAKNVFQVHGIDSLGNILVRRRLRRGEVLRFFETLPPCLVGMEACGTSHYWARSIAAIGHTVKMMPPVYVKPYVKRGKTDAADAEAICEAVTRPTMRFVPVKSPAQQAALLQHKTRDLLVRQRTMQVNALRGHLAEFGIISAAGVAGLNQMITLLHAEQEMLPEPARKLFQEIVAHLRALEQRIDDIEKQIVAEHRASSVSRRLAGIPGIGPITASAIVAAVPDASTFRSGRQFAAWLGLTPKSHSSGGKERQVGISKQGDSYLRRLLVLGATAVIRLARKENASRQWAAKLLEKKAARVVSVALANKTARIVWALLTTGNVYSARSA from the coding sequence ATGGGAACGATTTCGACGATTGGCCTCGACCTGGCCAAGAATGTTTTTCAGGTGCATGGGATCGATAGTCTTGGGAACATTCTCGTACGCCGTCGCTTACGGCGCGGTGAAGTTCTCCGGTTTTTTGAAACACTCCCGCCATGCCTGGTCGGTATGGAAGCGTGTGGCACGTCGCATTACTGGGCGCGCTCGATTGCGGCTATCGGACATACGGTCAAGATGATGCCGCCGGTCTATGTGAAGCCCTACGTCAAGCGGGGTAAAACTGATGCCGCTGACGCCGAGGCGATCTGCGAGGCGGTGACCCGCCCGACGATGCGCTTCGTGCCAGTCAAGTCACCGGCTCAGCAGGCAGCGTTGCTTCAGCACAAGACGAGGGATTTGCTGGTGCGTCAAAGAACCATGCAGGTCAATGCCCTGCGGGGGCACCTTGCCGAGTTCGGTATTATATCGGCAGCTGGCGTCGCGGGCCTGAACCAGATGATTACATTGCTGCATGCGGAGCAGGAGATGTTGCCCGAGCCCGCTCGGAAACTGTTTCAGGAAATTGTCGCGCATCTGCGGGCTCTTGAGCAACGCATCGACGATATCGAGAAGCAGATCGTCGCGGAACATCGGGCAAGCAGTGTCAGCCGTCGGTTGGCTGGCATTCCCGGTATCGGCCCGATCACTGCCAGCGCGATCGTCGCGGCCGTTCCGGATGCCTCGACTTTCCGGTCAGGCCGTCAATTCGCTGCGTGGCTCGGTCTGACGCCCAAAAGTCACAGCAGTGGTGGCAAGGAACGACAGGTTGGCATCAGCAAACAGGGGGATAGCTATCTCAGACGCCTGCTCGTGCTGGGCGCCACGGCGGTGATCCGTCTTGCACGCAAGGAAAACGCCAGTCGTCAATGGGCCGCAAAGTTGCTCGAGAAGAAGGCGGCGCGTGTCGTATCTGTCGCTCTCGCCAACAAGACTGCCAGGATTGTCTGGGCACTCCTCACAACGGGCAATGTATACAGCGCCAGGAGCGCCTGA
- a CDS encoding ScpA family protein → MLPDEEEDWGDPPRRPPRPVVPEFHVEGFDGPLDLLLDLAERQRLDLGVLSIADLAAQFVDEAERLAQTTPLMQRADWVIWIARLVFLRSRLLFATQAEKQLAESEARRTVGQIEGLLEMRAAADWLEARPQLGVSVFTRGGTDVDRSVSVRQGTYFSLMEACLAALERELGKVETSVPIYRIDVPSYWRVTDALVLMREKIRNGTFRSIWDCVPAMAYTEAGETIGRRTAVAATFVAGLELVCQGETSIEKGFVSDSIISNFLCSRAPTS, encoded by the coding sequence ATGCTGCCTGACGAGGAGGAAGATTGGGGGGACCCGCCGCGTCGGCCGCCGCGCCCGGTTGTGCCCGAGTTCCATGTCGAGGGGTTTGACGGGCCGCTGGACCTGCTGCTGGATCTGGCGGAACGGCAGCGTCTGGACCTGGGCGTGCTGTCCATCGCGGACCTGGCGGCCCAGTTTGTGGATGAGGCGGAGCGGTTGGCCCAGACGACGCCGCTCATGCAGCGTGCGGACTGGGTGATCTGGATCGCCCGGCTGGTCTTCCTGCGCTCGCGGCTGCTGTTTGCCACGCAGGCGGAAAAACAGCTTGCCGAGAGCGAGGCGCGCCGGACGGTCGGCCAGATCGAGGGGCTGCTGGAGATGCGCGCGGCGGCGGACTGGCTGGAGGCGCGACCGCAGCTGGGCGTGTCGGTTTTTACGCGGGGCGGAACAGACGTGGATCGTAGTGTTTCTGTACGGCAGGGGACGTATTTCAGTCTGATGGAAGCCTGCCTCGCTGCGCTGGAACGGGAGTTGGGAAAGGTCGAGACGTCCGTTCCGATCTATCGGATCGATGTGCCCTCTTACTGGCGTGTGACCGATGCATTGGTTCTTATGCGTGAGAAAATAAGGAACGGAACCTTTCGAAGCATATGGGACTGTGTTCCCGCGATGGCGTATACTGAAGCTGGGGAAACCATTGGTCGTCGAACAGCTGTAGCTGCGACATTTGTGGCAGGGCTTGAGCTAGTGTGTCAGGGAGAGACCTCAATCGAAAAGGGTTTTGTCTCTGACAGCATAATCAGTAATTTCCTGTGCAGCCGCGCACCAACATCATAG
- a CDS encoding dynamin family protein — protein MIDVSLVYDPISPENRSITVNGITLDARSPLSALSKKMLQSWIGNLPEELEKQFNGDKSIRLTFTGTKSDQEDVAQMVEAANKRGFRIKVVRYETMSGPEEQFSEFRQWLDEQCGKPFFEQLLKDNPDKKAKLDEALGDRFDVYVIATMSSGKSTLINAFLHRELMPSANEATTAVITEIMNAQKTGYSGGAYEGVPGESDAKEIFRSGDVTLAEMQEWNRDERVQTISIKGPLPFVLQEKDLNVVLTDTPGPNNSRDERHRITTMQKIGDDKKKPLILYVLNAQQLGINDDKNLLVEIGKVIKSDPQARDRFLFVLNKADAFDSQKEGNIDAILGKCRRYLEETGIESPFIYPISARLARLARQDVNTLSYQDEGDLFALKRQFLPNPDRNWEGIDFNDKVPTTFSMPVEENDELVRRSGMAALEAAIKGYARKYNYPFRLQRVASVARDVLDIAKGAEQFRQVIADKKTDIQKFRRVCDQLRKQSSKVWESQSVLEDLKEFERIPRSFIEKIQEKKIEREEVFGSIREELAGLTEFSTVSKVLSEAQVKVEQCFDQYVAFLNKLLIESLDDIEANLESFYAQKIKNMFSDIDEETIARPILGGLQNIALNMNLGLSSYEVIKEARKVSTSKWWNPFSWGDMEVVHDIKVEDADSIWQNRRKFISKTFSNVTDEAERRTILDRTHYVQLYVGRVKKLLPEKMKQLSNEIAQYENNAQASDRAMAEAEERLSEIGAVRERLEQILNGSADIAKA, from the coding sequence ATGATTGATGTCTCCCTGGTTTACGATCCAATTTCCCCGGAAAATCGTTCCATTACAGTAAATGGTATTACGCTAGATGCACGTTCTCCGTTGTCGGCGTTGAGCAAGAAGATGCTCCAGAGTTGGATTGGTAATCTGCCAGAGGAGTTGGAAAAGCAGTTTAACGGTGACAAGTCCATCAGGCTGACGTTCACCGGAACAAAGTCCGATCAGGAAGATGTGGCGCAGATGGTTGAGGCTGCCAATAAAAGAGGTTTCCGTATCAAGGTCGTGCGTTACGAGACAATGTCTGGTCCAGAAGAGCAGTTCAGCGAGTTCCGGCAGTGGCTGGATGAACAATGTGGAAAGCCATTTTTTGAACAGCTTCTGAAAGATAATCCGGATAAAAAAGCAAAGCTGGATGAAGCTTTGGGGGATCGCTTTGATGTCTATGTCATTGCAACCATGTCTTCGGGTAAATCAACGCTGATCAATGCATTCTTGCACCGGGAACTGATGCCTTCAGCCAATGAGGCGACAACTGCTGTTATCACGGAAATCATGAACGCTCAGAAAACCGGATATAGCGGCGGGGCTTATGAAGGTGTGCCCGGCGAGAGTGATGCTAAAGAGATTTTCAGGTCTGGTGACGTTACTCTGGCGGAGATGCAGGAATGGAATCGTGATGAGCGTGTCCAGACTATTTCTATCAAAGGACCTTTGCCTTTTGTGCTGCAGGAAAAGGATCTGAATGTTGTTCTGACAGATACTCCTGGCCCGAATAATAGCCGTGATGAACGCCACCGTATCACTACAATGCAAAAAATCGGAGATGATAAAAAGAAGCCCTTGATTCTTTATGTCCTCAATGCCCAGCAACTTGGTATTAATGACGATAAAAATCTTCTGGTGGAAATTGGCAAGGTCATTAAAAGTGACCCGCAGGCTCGCGATCGTTTTCTGTTTGTTCTGAATAAGGCCGATGCATTCGACTCTCAGAAAGAGGGGAATATTGACGCGATTCTAGGAAAATGCCGGAGATATCTGGAGGAAACAGGAATTGAAAGTCCATTCATTTATCCTATTTCGGCACGTCTGGCCCGATTGGCACGGCAGGACGTCAATACGCTTAGTTATCAAGATGAAGGTGATTTGTTCGCATTAAAAAGACAGTTTTTGCCGAATCCAGATAGAAATTGGGAGGGTATTGATTTTAACGATAAAGTTCCTACCACATTCTCAATGCCGGTTGAGGAAAATGATGAGCTTGTCCGCCGGTCTGGCATGGCGGCTCTTGAGGCCGCCATCAAGGGTTACGCCCGTAAATATAATTACCCGTTTCGGCTACAGCGCGTTGCATCAGTAGCGCGTGATGTATTGGATATTGCTAAAGGTGCTGAGCAGTTTCGCCAGGTCATCGCTGATAAAAAGACAGATATTCAGAAATTTCGGCGTGTCTGTGACCAACTCAGGAAACAATCTAGCAAGGTTTGGGAGAGTCAGTCTGTTCTTGAAGATTTGAAAGAATTTGAACGTATTCCTCGCAGTTTTATAGAAAAAATTCAAGAAAAAAAAATTGAGAGAGAAGAAGTTTTTGGAAGTATAAGAGAAGAACTGGCGGGTCTAACTGAGTTCTCTACGGTTAGTAAGGTTTTGTCCGAAGCCCAGGTAAAAGTGGAGCAATGTTTTGATCAATATGTGGCATTTCTAAATAAATTACTAATAGAATCATTAGATGATATTGAAGCGAATTTGGAAAGTTTTTATGCTCAAAAAATCAAAAACATGTTTTCAGATATTGATGAAGAAACAATAGCACGTCCTATTTTGGGGGGCTTGCAAAATATCGCCCTGAATATGAATCTTGGCCTGTCTTCTTATGAAGTCATAAAGGAAGCGCGTAAAGTTTCCACATCAAAGTGGTGGAATCCATTCTCTTGGGGAGATATGGAAGTAGTGCATGATATAAAAGTCGAAGATGCTGATAGTATATGGCAGAACCGTCGTAAATTTATTAGTAAAACATTTTCAAATGTCACCGATGAAGCTGAAAGGCGTACTATCTTAGACCGGACTCATTATGTGCAGCTTTATGTTGGGCGCGTAAAGAAACTGTTACCCGAAAAGATGAAGCAGCTATCTAATGAAATCGCACAGTACGAGAATAATGCCCAAGCCAGCGATCGCGCCATGGCGGAAGCAGAGGAACGGCTTTCTGAAATTGGAGCCGTGCGTGAAAGGCTTGAGCAGATTCTAAATGGCTCTGCAGATATAGCAAAGGCTTAG
- a CDS encoding SMI1/KNR4 family protein yields the protein MIELKKFLVENGALFTPASEDDILALERDVNFPVSEDYKFYLKEFGTILFKDRETYGLGVPETYYLNVLHAYQALQRVPEFPGTMLPLAGSGDGAWYLYDNEERKVFSWQIAGIAENIEKSMLDFLQFFLGLA from the coding sequence GTGATAGAATTAAAGAAATTTCTGGTTGAAAACGGGGCTCTTTTCACTCCGGCATCGGAAGACGATATCCTTGCACTGGAAAGGGATGTAAATTTTCCTGTTTCAGAAGATTATAAATTTTATCTGAAAGAATTCGGTACTATCCTTTTTAAGGATAGGGAAACTTATGGTCTAGGTGTCCCTGAAACTTATTATCTGAACGTGCTTCATGCGTATCAGGCGCTACAACGAGTTCCCGAATTTCCCGGCACGATGCTTCCTCTTGCTGGAAGTGGTGATGGCGCATGGTATCTGTATGACAATGAGGAGAGGAAGGTTTTTTCTTGGCAGATAGCAGGTATTGCGGAAAATATCGAAAAGTCTATGTTGGATTTTCTCCAATTCTTTTTGGGTCTGGCATAG
- a CDS encoding transposase has protein sequence MPHESTSSRSAACQHPKRLLEYFVAGTPTRNAAELLGVNRNTATPYYRKLREISAGQIAHEVPVSNEIEVNKSYSGGHRKGKRGRGAAGKGAVFGLLKRYGRVHIVMIPNAGNQTLMSIIRKKVQADSTETTDMRLGTAGAGGTGS, from the coding sequence ATGCCGCATGAAAGCACGTCGTCGCGGTCGGCTGCCTGTCAGCATCCAAAACGCCTTCTGGAGTACTTCGTCGCGGGGACACCCACCCGGAATGCCGCCGAACTTCTCGGTGTCAATCGCAATACAGCGACCCCTTATTACCGCAAATTGCGAGAGATCAGCGCGGGACAGATTGCTCATGAGGTACCGGTCTCAAATGAAATCGAAGTCAATAAGAGCTATTCCGGTGGACATCGCAAAGGAAAACGGGGCCGGGGTGCTGCTGGAAAAGGGGCTGTCTTCGGTCTGTTGAAACGGTATGGGCGTGTCCATATCGTTATGATCCCCAATGCGGGAAATCAGACACTGATGTCGATTATTCGAAAGAAAGTGCAGGCAGATTCAACGGAAACGACCGATATGCGCCTTGGCACTGCGGGTGCAGGAGGCACTGGGTCATAA
- a CDS encoding ATP-binding protein, with translation MSQLQKRSEEHVLVAEQARAEQSLALAQSVISQDYLSQLEQHEVLKPQLSEEEGFSLTGDIRIFRVLRLVQENRQAVLESTTAAYAALGAANSSLFFYIQSSGIETALFIGVRGQAGAIMGQRNGELLEEVFRGHFPGSRLESQSGDDIKAISSALRGTGAMEEQGSVTAVTGVPGLSSDDRSMFIQGLERFIDASEGKRYQALLLVDPVSPAELATMRAGCERLASLVSPLAKTTTAYNQSESRSIAESLTKSINEGFSETHTEGTSTSKSRGENEQVASESTGRSIARGALNLVGAGVGIAGAAWAGGALLTELVGGIGLSSLGTSFIPQKTRTVGTSWGTQEGTNRSTATGTTRGSSTSEGETTTDGASQGVTHTIEHQNKTVEQFLKTIDCRLERIEEARSYGGWNAAAYFVAETPAVSEALASTYMGLLRGAASGRDAHAITTWSDARAELPRKWLSSFHHPRISASALTRTDQETRNWVSPTVMVSSREAAMLLNLPRRSASTLPVLEAEPFGRSIQRLDGVPHNADTFRWESPRRVLKLGCIRHLWEDLPQRIDLDLEQLRTHAFVTGTTGSGKSNTLYLILHQLLKEEIPFLVIEPAKGEYAQVFGGYEGVNCFDAGTGRGTGLKINPFRFPVELHILEHIDRLTGIFCVCWPLYAAMPALLKDAVIVAYERAGWDVGTSTHIGTGRGVSYPDFTMLLSALEDVIAGAEYGERLQGEYTGALCTRVRSLTMGINGQIFTADETGDVTLFDKTALVDLSRIGSAETKSLIMGVLVMRLVEYRQARAEMNAPLRHVTVLEEAHNLLRANHAQDSGEQGSMVGKSVEMLTDAIAEMRTYGEGFMIVDQSPQAVHRAAIRNTGTKIALRLPDEEDRHVLGGSIGLNAEQIREIGRLPNGVAVIHQSGWLEAVLGHVDHFDESADGKPLPPSSGRVLSGPKVQRFRKEAIKLLLWPYVPGNAPDIAFLESVIGNWPEGNGRLFIIEAIHAYKHKKWPAPNDGKAFYEMTRQLGDISGLRRQVALLAAKDITAADLFVRLDALVKRSLGSMCPSQDITLEQALLYDWAGSDNFKRQQIVDAWQKVARPAGNSGS, from the coding sequence ATGAGTCAGTTGCAAAAACGCTCAGAAGAGCATGTATTGGTAGCCGAACAGGCCAGAGCCGAACAGAGTCTGGCACTGGCTCAATCCGTTATTTCACAGGATTATCTGTCGCAGCTTGAGCAGCATGAAGTTCTGAAACCCCAGTTGAGCGAGGAAGAAGGCTTCAGCCTTACGGGTGATATCCGTATTTTCCGTGTTTTGCGTCTTGTGCAGGAAAACCGTCAGGCTGTGCTGGAAAGCACAACTGCTGCCTATGCTGCCCTTGGTGCGGCAAACAGTTCTCTTTTTTTCTATATCCAGTCATCCGGGATTGAAACAGCATTATTTATCGGTGTGCGTGGTCAGGCTGGTGCGATCATGGGGCAGCGCAATGGAGAACTGCTCGAAGAGGTATTTCGTGGGCACTTTCCCGGTAGTCGTCTGGAAAGCCAGAGCGGGGATGACATCAAGGCGATTTCTTCTGCCTTGCGTGGCACGGGCGCGATGGAGGAACAGGGGAGTGTCACGGCCGTAACAGGCGTTCCCGGCCTTTCCAGTGACGATCGGTCCATGTTCATTCAGGGGCTGGAGCGCTTTATCGATGCTTCTGAAGGGAAACGCTATCAGGCACTCCTGCTGGTGGATCCCGTCTCCCCTGCAGAACTGGCGACCATGCGGGCCGGGTGTGAGCGTCTTGCCAGCCTTGTCTCACCCCTGGCAAAAACGACGACAGCCTACAATCAGTCAGAAAGCCGTTCCATCGCGGAAAGTCTGACCAAATCAATCAATGAAGGCTTTTCCGAAACGCATACCGAAGGGACGTCTACGAGCAAAAGCAGGGGGGAGAATGAGCAGGTCGCTTCTGAAAGTACGGGACGCAGCATAGCCCGTGGGGCTTTGAACCTTGTGGGGGCAGGGGTCGGTATTGCGGGCGCGGCATGGGCTGGGGGAGCCCTTCTTACTGAACTGGTCGGTGGTATCGGCCTTAGTTCGCTTGGCACAAGTTTTATTCCGCAAAAAACAAGAACAGTCGGTACAAGTTGGGGCACGCAGGAAGGCACCAACAGGTCCACTGCTACGGGAACGACCCGAGGTTCTTCCACAAGTGAGGGAGAGACGACAACTGATGGTGCCAGTCAGGGCGTGACTCATACGATTGAGCATCAGAACAAGACGGTTGAACAGTTTTTAAAAACGATCGATTGCCGGCTGGAACGTATAGAAGAAGCCCGTTCCTATGGTGGTTGGAATGCCGCAGCCTATTTCGTGGCGGAAACACCGGCGGTTTCGGAAGCTCTGGCCAGTACCTATATGGGGCTTTTGCGTGGGGCAGCATCCGGCAGGGATGCGCACGCCATTACCACATGGAGCGATGCCCGGGCGGAACTGCCGCGGAAATGGCTTTCCAGCTTCCATCATCCGCGCATAAGCGCCAGTGCTCTTACCAGGACTGATCAGGAGACCCGCAATTGGGTCTCTCCGACCGTTATGGTCAGTTCCCGCGAGGCTGCCATGCTTCTGAATCTGCCACGGCGTTCGGCATCGACCCTGCCCGTACTGGAAGCCGAACCTTTCGGGCGCTCCATACAGCGGCTTGATGGCGTTCCGCACAATGCCGACACTTTCCGATGGGAGAGCCCCCGGCGGGTGCTGAAACTGGGCTGCATCCGCCATTTGTGGGAAGACCTTCCTCAGCGGATCGACCTTGATCTGGAACAGCTCAGGACGCATGCTTTTGTCACCGGGACAACAGGATCGGGCAAAAGCAATACGCTTTATCTCATCCTGCATCAGCTGCTGAAGGAAGAGATACCCTTTTTGGTTATTGAACCAGCCAAAGGCGAATATGCCCAGGTTTTTGGCGGGTACGAAGGCGTCAACTGCTTCGATGCCGGGACCGGGCGGGGGACAGGCCTGAAGATCAATCCGTTCCGCTTCCCTGTTGAGTTGCATATTCTGGAACACATTGACCGGCTTACGGGTATTTTCTGCGTATGCTGGCCGCTTTATGCGGCCATGCCCGCCTTGCTGAAAGATGCAGTGATTGTCGCGTACGAGCGCGCTGGCTGGGATGTGGGCACATCGACCCATATCGGCACGGGGCGTGGCGTTTCCTATCCTGATTTCACGATGCTGCTATCCGCTCTTGAGGATGTCATCGCCGGTGCCGAATATGGCGAACGTTTGCAGGGGGAGTATACGGGGGCGCTATGCACCCGTGTCCGCTCCCTGACGATGGGGATTAATGGCCAGATTTTCACAGCGGACGAGACAGGGGATGTAACCCTGTTTGACAAGACTGCTCTTGTTGATCTCAGTCGCATTGGCTCTGCAGAAACAAAATCGCTGATCATGGGAGTTCTGGTCATGCGTCTTGTGGAATATCGACAGGCCCGCGCGGAGATGAATGCCCCCCTCAGGCACGTAACCGTATTAGAGGAGGCGCACAATCTTCTGCGCGCGAACCATGCGCAGGACAGTGGGGAACAGGGCAGCATGGTTGGAAAATCTGTTGAAATGCTGACCGACGCCATTGCCGAAATGCGAACTTATGGCGAGGGGTTCATGATCGTGGACCAGTCTCCACAGGCCGTGCATCGTGCTGCCATTCGTAATACGGGAACAAAGATCGCGCTACGTCTTCCCGATGAAGAGGACCGGCATGTGCTTGGTGGTTCAATCGGGCTGAATGCAGAGCAGATCCGCGAAATAGGTCGCTTGCCCAATGGAGTGGCAGTGATTCATCAGTCCGGATGGCTGGAGGCGGTGCTTGGTCATGTCGATCACTTTGATGAGAGCGCGGATGGAAAGCCATTGCCGCCGTCTTCCGGGCGTGTGCTTTCCGGGCCGAAAGTACAGCGTTTTCGCAAGGAGGCTATCAAACTGCTTCTATGGCCGTATGTACCGGGCAATGCACCTGATATCGCTTTTTTGGAATCCGTAATCGGGAACTGGCCCGAAGGAAATGGGCGTTTGTTTATAATCGAGGCGATACATGCTTACAAACACAAGAAGTGGCCTGCTCCGAATGATGGCAAAGCATTTTATGAAATGACTAGACAACTTGGTGATATTTCCGGCTTGCGGCGACAGGTAGCTCTGCTGGCAGCCAAGGATATCACAGCTGCGGATCTGTTCGTCAGATTGGATGCACTTGTAAAGCGTTCCCTTGGTTCAATGTGTCCGTCACAGGATATTACGCTGGAGCAGGCACTTCTTTATGACTGGGCGGGTTCTGATAATTTCAAGCGTCAGCAGATCGTTGACGCCTGGCAGAAAGTCGCTAGGCCTGCAGGCAATTCAGGATCCTAA
- a CDS encoding transposase — translation MAKTGRLLQAARPPTGLSPATVRAYAASWRAFVGTQAVDGCFPVGPVAVAAWLEARAKAGRPRQSLVVDRAALTAWCAANGEGLDVALPATRVRRTGAGVDAASLLAAARRCGPDLPGLRDRALLLLTAALDIGAEALARLTVEDITDTTDGMTVALLRPRSGRHQLRRLRRRRDPAVCPVRSWAAWRDAAQLRWGAAFRGIDVHGTVGDPLSVPGFRFVLDRALGRPDRPAHRARRTKSGSPPESPVGTVARQRMLRPTPDWVRTTLTVSGPVDAVARFRAAAQGPGIIPWQADFDYEQARLLAPMAGKGAQAVTLARLLRQASERLHQIALQHQAAGTPSCAFDLHRLVPVPGSILEAGSDSCAAAAWLQAQWGTLLPLRQVEVEAPRDQRIRRSARLVYRFWSAEWTPWQALDRVRTDWPELVFNIRPQYARADAGKTANAA, via the coding sequence ATGGCTAAGACCGGCCGACTGCTGCAGGCGGCGCGGCCGCCGACCGGTCTGTCGCCGGCCACGGTACGGGCCTATGCGGCCTCCTGGCGTGCTTTCGTCGGGACCCAGGCCGTCGACGGCTGCTTTCCGGTCGGCCCTGTCGCGGTGGCAGCGTGGCTGGAGGCCCGGGCCAAGGCCGGACGGCCGCGGCAGAGCCTGGTGGTGGATCGCGCGGCGCTGACGGCCTGGTGTGCCGCCAATGGCGAGGGGCTTGATGTCGCCCTGCCCGCCACACGGGTGCGTCGGACCGGGGCCGGGGTCGATGCGGCTTCCCTGCTGGCCGCCGCGCGGCGCTGCGGCCCCGACCTGCCCGGCCTGCGCGACCGGGCCTTGCTGTTGCTGACGGCCGCGCTGGACATCGGCGCTGAAGCGCTGGCCCGGCTGACCGTTGAGGACATCACCGACACGACAGACGGGATGACCGTTGCCCTGCTGCGGCCCCGGTCCGGACGCCACCAGCTGCGCCGGTTGCGGCGACGCCGGGATCCGGCCGTCTGTCCGGTGCGGTCCTGGGCGGCCTGGCGCGATGCCGCGCAATTGCGGTGGGGGGCGGCGTTCCGGGGGATCGACGTGCATGGCACCGTCGGGGATCCATTGTCGGTGCCGGGGTTCCGGTTCGTGCTGGACCGGGCGCTGGGACGTCCGGACCGCCCGGCCCACCGCGCGCGGCGGACAAAATCGGGGTCCCCGCCAGAGTCTCCAGTTGGGACGGTGGCGCGTCAACGCATGCTGAGACCGACCCCGGACTGGGTCCGGACGACGCTGACGGTGAGCGGTCCGGTGGACGCGGTGGCCCGGTTCCGAGCGGCGGCCCAAGGCCCGGGGATCATCCCCTGGCAGGCGGATTTTGACTACGAACAGGCCCGCCTGCTGGCCCCGATGGCGGGGAAGGGGGCGCAGGCGGTGACGCTGGCCCGGCTGCTGCGGCAGGCATCCGAGCGCCTGCATCAGATTGCCCTGCAGCATCAGGCGGCAGGCACGCCGTCATGCGCGTTTGACCTGCACCGGCTGGTGCCGGTTCCCGGTTCCATTCTGGAAGCCGGGTCGGACTCCTGCGCAGCGGCGGCCTGGTTGCAGGCGCAGTGGGGCACGCTGCTGCCGTTGCGTCAGGTGGAGGTCGAAGCCCCGCGCGACCAGCGCATCCGCCGCAGTGCCCGGCTGGTCTACCGCTTCTGGTCGGCGGAATGGACGCCGTGGCAGGCGCTGGACCGGGTGCGGACGGACTGGCCAGAGCTGGTTTTCAACATCCGGCCGCAATACGCGCGCGCTGATGCCGGGAAGACCGCTAATGCTGCCTGA